The Nitriliruptor alkaliphilus DSM 45188 genome includes a region encoding these proteins:
- a CDS encoding SRPBCC family protein: protein MQSITVRRWVPVPPLEVWRRILDLDQLVIDDRALDLEDVVGDLTAGTAPGIGARATITRRSGAHMDRITVHVEDRIEPEHLTVTMTTAGERWLVTITVEEIPSDHGSGSDVRFHAERDPASRPPGHLAVGRRRIHRAAESLTSLLEGLARQLDRSAGGPVTAAQRIAPGRYRAASG, encoded by the coding sequence GTGCAGTCCATCACCGTCAGACGTTGGGTCCCCGTCCCACCCCTCGAGGTGTGGCGGCGCATCCTCGACCTCGACCAGCTCGTCATCGACGACCGTGCGCTCGACCTCGAGGACGTCGTCGGCGACCTCACCGCCGGGACGGCCCCGGGGATCGGTGCACGTGCGACCATCACCCGCCGCAGCGGCGCGCACATGGACCGCATCACCGTCCACGTGGAGGATCGCATCGAACCCGAGCACCTGACGGTGACGATGACCACCGCCGGGGAGCGCTGGCTGGTGACCATCACGGTCGAGGAGATCCCGAGCGACCACGGGAGCGGCAGCGACGTCCGCTTCCACGCCGAGCGTGACCCGGCGAGCCGGCCGCCCGGTCACCTCGCGGTCGGTCGACGCCGCATCCACCGAGCGGCCGAGAGCCTGACGTCGCTGCTCGAGGGCCTCGCCCGCCAGCTCGATCGGTCAGCGGGCGGTCCCGTCACCGCGGCTCAGAGGATCGCGCCCGGGCGGTACCGCGCCGCCTCGGGGTAG
- a CDS encoding glutamate--tRNA ligase — translation MTPAPVRVRFCPAPSGVLHVGSVRAALYNWLHARHHGGTFVFRIEDTDAARATEESMRSMVEALSWVGLDWDEGPDPADPLGAERGGHGPYRQSQRTALYAAVARRLEEVGALYHDFRTAEDLEAWREQARGGQGGGPPVVKAAVFRHGPDDLARFVAEGRPSSLRLATPDDGSVVIDDLVRGEVRFDWSQISDPVLVRSDGSATYPLANSIDDVAQGISLICRGEDLLSVTPRQLLIHELLVRDGLIDEALAEVGMPPREATWQGPTSFAHLPMVVGTDRKKLSKRHGSVAIQEFARQGFLPATLRNYLALLGWSHPDGQERLTDEELVATFDLAGVGRSAAAFDVEKLTAFNGERIRELDPAELSALLVPFLDGTYGDRLLDDPPTEPQLAIVGGLVPLVQERMQRLDEVQAYAPPFLTDEVALDEAAVAKVFTKAGAAAAIAAARRELGDVEWTVEAIEAALRGLPEELGIGFGKVAQPIRVAVTGSSVSPPLFESIELLPRDVVLARLDAALPVAEANAPAG, via the coding sequence GTGACCCCTGCTCCCGTCCGCGTGCGCTTCTGCCCGGCCCCGTCCGGCGTGCTGCACGTCGGCAGCGTCCGTGCCGCGCTCTACAACTGGTTGCACGCCCGGCACCACGGCGGCACGTTCGTGTTCCGGATCGAGGACACCGACGCCGCACGTGCGACCGAGGAGTCCATGCGGTCCATGGTCGAGGCCCTCTCGTGGGTGGGGCTCGACTGGGACGAGGGCCCGGACCCGGCCGACCCGCTCGGTGCCGAGCGTGGCGGCCACGGCCCCTACCGCCAGTCGCAGCGCACGGCCCTGTACGCGGCGGTCGCCCGTCGCCTGGAGGAGGTCGGCGCGCTCTACCACGACTTCCGGACGGCCGAGGACCTCGAGGCCTGGCGCGAGCAGGCGCGCGGCGGACAGGGGGGCGGCCCACCGGTCGTCAAGGCCGCCGTCTTCCGCCACGGTCCCGACGACCTCGCCCGGTTCGTCGCGGAGGGTCGCCCGTCCTCGCTCCGGCTGGCCACCCCCGACGACGGCAGCGTCGTGATCGACGACCTGGTCCGCGGCGAGGTCCGATTCGACTGGTCGCAGATCTCCGACCCGGTCCTGGTGCGCTCGGACGGTTCGGCGACCTACCCCCTCGCCAACTCGATCGACGACGTCGCCCAGGGCATCTCGCTGATCTGCCGCGGCGAGGACCTGCTGTCGGTCACCCCGCGTCAGCTGCTGATCCACGAGCTGCTCGTCCGCGACGGTCTGATCGACGAAGCGCTCGCGGAGGTCGGGATGCCCCCGCGTGAGGCGACCTGGCAGGGGCCGACCAGCTTCGCCCACCTGCCGATGGTGGTCGGCACGGACCGCAAGAAGCTGTCCAAGCGGCATGGGTCGGTCGCGATCCAGGAGTTCGCCCGGCAGGGGTTCCTGCCCGCCACGCTGCGCAACTACCTGGCGCTGCTCGGTTGGTCGCACCCGGATGGCCAGGAGCGGCTGACCGACGAGGAGCTGGTCGCGACCTTCGACCTCGCGGGCGTCGGACGCTCCGCGGCCGCCTTCGACGTCGAGAAGCTGACCGCGTTCAACGGCGAACGGATCCGCGAGCTCGACCCGGCCGAGCTGTCGGCGCTGCTCGTGCCGTTCCTCGACGGCACCTACGGCGACCGGCTCCTCGACGACCCACCGACCGAGCCGCAGCTGGCGATCGTCGGTGGCCTCGTGCCCCTGGTGCAGGAACGCATGCAGCGGCTCGACGAGGTGCAGGCCTACGCCCCGCCGTTCCTCACCGACGAGGTCGCCCTGGACGAGGCCGCCGTCGCGAAGGTGTTCACCAAGGCCGGTGCGGCCGCCGCGATCGCCGCCGCCCGGCGCGAGCTCGGGGACGTCGAGTGGACCGTCGAGGCGATCGAGGCGGCGCTCCGTGGGCTGCCCGAGGAGCTCGGCATCGGGTTCGGCAAGGTCGCCCAGCCGATCCGCGTCGCGGTGACCGGCTCGTCGGTCAGCCCGCCGCTGTTCGAATCGATCGAGCTGCTGCCCCGCGACGTGGTGCTCGCACGCCTCGACGCCGCACTGCCGGTCGCGGAAGCCAACGCGCCGGCCGGCTGA
- a CDS encoding HNH endonuclease — protein MARDDEPTCREPNCTRAVYARAWCGMHYKRWLRTGSAVRGERPRTCSVDGCDRDAKTRGWCHAHYQRWRSHGDVRADLPLRATGPCDVEGCDRRRHCRGLCTTHYKRVVLTGDVRAHDPIRLVTGDGFEHHGYWIVSVARRDRWLTGGERKIAEHRLVMARHLGRPLRSDETVHHRNGDRSDNRMENLELWSCSHPSGQRVQDKILFAVEMLRRYAPHLLASGDDENGSAR, from the coding sequence GTGGCCCGTGACGACGAGCCCACCTGCCGTGAACCGAACTGCACCCGCGCCGTGTACGCCCGGGCGTGGTGCGGGATGCACTACAAGCGCTGGCTGCGGACCGGGTCCGCGGTCCGTGGCGAGCGACCCCGCACCTGCAGCGTCGACGGGTGCGACCGCGACGCGAAGACCCGCGGCTGGTGCCACGCCCACTACCAACGCTGGCGGTCCCACGGCGACGTCCGAGCCGACCTCCCCCTCCGCGCCACCGGGCCGTGCGACGTCGAGGGCTGCGACCGTCGCCGGCACTGCCGGGGGCTGTGCACCACCCACTACAAGCGTGTGGTGCTGACCGGTGACGTCCGAGCCCACGATCCCATCCGGCTCGTGACGGGTGACGGCTTCGAGCACCACGGGTACTGGATCGTGTCGGTGGCCCGTCGCGACCGTTGGCTCACCGGCGGGGAGCGCAAGATCGCGGAACATCGGCTCGTCATGGCCCGCCACCTGGGCCGGCCCCTGCGCAGCGACGAGACCGTCCACCACCGCAACGGGGACCGATCCGACAACCGGATGGAGAACCTCGAACTCTGGTCGTGCTCCCACCCGTCAGGTCAACGGGTGCAGGACAAGATCCTCTTCGCCGTCGAGATGCTCCGACGGTACGCCCCGCACCTGTTGGCGAGCGGTGACGACGAGAACGGGTCCGCACGCTGA
- a CDS encoding GspE/PulE family protein, with the protein MLVDAGVLDEAAVQEVIHRRLPGERFGDVLLRIGLATEDEVADAIAGQLRLPRVDVTYLVPDADVVRLVPPWLADRHGILPLRLEDEVLVIATDDPSDVSVLDDIRLVAGVRSVRPEVASSSALASARRRVYRADATQDLLEEIGDDPATEDGGEEGQLPDDAAPVVRLVHQLLSDAAALRASDLHLESDAEGLRVRIRVDGLLRESARVPRSLAAQVRSRLKILAHLDIAERRLPQDGRCRVRLDGQSIDLRVSTMPTLDGETIVMRLLPQGTERIGFAEIGLSATAEDQLLEALERPQGLVLVTGPTGSGKTSTLYAGLTEVADATRNVLTLEDPIEYQLPGINQTQIEPAIGLTFARGLRHVLRQDPDVLLVGEIRDAETAQLAVEAAATGHLVLATLHTNDAVASIARLVDLGVDRFLAAAALELVMAQRLVRRVCEGCACPDQPEDRVLRRLHLTASDLQDVTPRRGSGCDACGGTGEVGRTAVSEQVTIDQQLRELIGEGATESQLARAARDAGMRSLRDEALALAEAGTITYAEVLRSTPTPTTG; encoded by the coding sequence ATGCTCGTCGACGCCGGCGTGCTCGACGAAGCGGCCGTCCAGGAGGTCATCCACCGACGGTTGCCCGGGGAACGCTTCGGCGACGTGCTGCTACGGATCGGGCTGGCCACCGAGGACGAGGTCGCCGACGCCATCGCCGGCCAGCTCCGCCTCCCCCGCGTGGACGTGACCTACCTCGTCCCCGACGCCGACGTGGTGCGGCTCGTCCCGCCGTGGCTCGCCGATCGCCACGGGATCCTGCCGCTGCGGCTCGAGGACGAGGTGTTGGTCATCGCCACCGACGACCCGTCCGACGTCTCGGTCCTCGACGACATCCGCCTGGTCGCCGGCGTGCGATCGGTCCGGCCAGAGGTCGCGAGCTCCTCGGCACTGGCGAGCGCCCGGCGGCGGGTCTACCGCGCCGACGCGACGCAGGATCTGCTCGAGGAGATCGGTGACGACCCGGCCACCGAGGACGGCGGCGAGGAGGGCCAGCTCCCCGACGACGCCGCACCGGTGGTCCGCCTCGTGCACCAACTGCTGTCGGATGCCGCGGCGCTCCGCGCCAGCGACCTGCACCTCGAGTCGGACGCCGAGGGCCTCCGCGTCCGCATCCGCGTCGACGGGCTGCTGCGCGAATCTGCACGGGTGCCGCGGTCCCTGGCCGCCCAGGTCCGCTCGCGCCTGAAGATCCTCGCGCACCTCGACATCGCCGAACGCCGACTGCCGCAGGACGGCCGCTGTCGGGTGCGTCTGGACGGTCAGAGCATCGACCTGCGGGTGTCCACGATGCCGACCCTCGACGGCGAGACCATCGTCATGCGCCTCCTGCCGCAGGGCACCGAGCGCATCGGCTTCGCCGAGATCGGGCTCAGCGCCACGGCCGAGGATCAGCTCCTCGAGGCGCTCGAACGGCCGCAGGGCCTCGTCCTGGTCACGGGACCGACCGGCTCGGGCAAGACCTCGACGCTGTACGCGGGCCTCACCGAGGTCGCCGACGCGACCCGCAACGTCCTCACCCTCGAGGACCCGATCGAGTACCAGCTGCCCGGCATCAACCAGACCCAGATCGAGCCCGCCATCGGGCTGACCTTCGCCCGCGGACTGCGTCACGTGCTGCGCCAAGACCCCGACGTCCTCCTCGTCGGCGAGATCCGCGACGCCGAGACGGCGCAGCTGGCGGTGGAGGCCGCGGCCACCGGTCACCTGGTCCTCGCCACGCTGCACACCAACGACGCCGTCGCGTCCATCGCGCGCCTGGTCGACCTCGGGGTCGATCGGTTCCTGGCTGCCGCCGCACTCGAGCTCGTGATGGCCCAGCGGCTCGTCCGTCGGGTCTGCGAGGGCTGCGCGTGCCCTGACCAACCGGAGGATCGCGTCCTGCGGCGCCTGCACCTCACGGCCTCCGACCTGCAGGACGTGACGCCACGGCGCGGCAGCGGCTGCGACGCGTGCGGCGGTACCGGGGAGGTCGGCCGCACCGCCGTCAGCGAGCAGGTGACCATCGACCAGCAGCTGCGTGAGCTGATCGGCGAGGGCGCCACCGAGAGCCAGCTCGCCCGCGCCGCCCGGGACGCCGGGATGCGCAGCCTCCGCGACGAGGCGCTCGCCCTGGCCGAGGCGGGCACGATCACCTACGCCGAGGTGCTGCGCTCGACCCCCACGCCGACGACCGGCTGA
- a CDS encoding ATP-dependent DNA ligase, with amino-acid sequence MQLSEVVEVSREVGATRSRKAKIAALAAVLARAEVDLLPVVVSFLSGEPRQDRLELGPAAVFGAEAPPAATPSLTVAEVDDALQQIADTPAGTGSRTARIRLLTEVLERATADEQDWLRRLVVRDLRQGALAGVLTAAIAQAAAVPEAAVRRAAMLSGDLRVTAAAAMTGGEAALTAFRLEVGCALEPMLASTATSVTEALTETTAAADGHGGVVVEAKLDGARVQVHRDGDRVLIFTRNLNEVAHRMPEVVDAALGLPVSSVVLDGEALALDDEGRPRRFQDTMARIGRERVPAGGSPEEVPLSVRFFDCLHLDGEDVLDRPLRERLDALARAVPAPLRVEALTTDDPADAEAFLQRTLAAGHEGVMVKALDAPYEAGRRGASWRKVKPVHTLDLVVLAAEWGSGRRRRWLSNLHLGARAEPGDPVDVEGPDGGFTMLGKTFKGLTDATLTWQTAALLEREVRREQHVVHVRPELVVEIALDGFVRSTRYAGGIALRFARVRGYREDKGTAQADTLATARAIFSGQRPPGA; translated from the coding sequence GTGCAGCTCAGCGAGGTCGTCGAGGTGTCGCGCGAGGTCGGGGCGACGCGGTCCCGGAAGGCGAAGATCGCCGCCCTCGCGGCCGTGCTCGCCCGCGCTGAGGTGGACCTGCTCCCGGTCGTGGTGTCCTTCCTGTCCGGCGAACCGCGCCAGGACCGCCTCGAACTCGGGCCGGCGGCGGTGTTCGGGGCCGAGGCGCCCCCGGCAGCCACCCCGAGCCTCACCGTGGCCGAGGTCGACGACGCCCTCCAGCAGATCGCGGACACGCCAGCGGGCACGGGGTCGCGTACGGCCCGCATCCGGCTCCTGACCGAGGTGCTCGAGCGGGCGACGGCGGACGAACAGGACTGGCTGCGCCGCCTCGTGGTGCGCGACCTCCGCCAGGGGGCCCTGGCCGGCGTGCTGACCGCCGCGATCGCCCAGGCCGCTGCCGTCCCCGAGGCGGCGGTCCGCCGCGCGGCGATGCTGTCGGGTGATCTGCGCGTCACCGCCGCCGCCGCGATGACCGGTGGCGAGGCGGCCCTGACGGCGTTCCGGCTCGAGGTGGGGTGCGCCCTGGAACCCATGCTCGCGTCGACGGCGACGTCGGTCACCGAGGCACTGACCGAGACGACGGCCGCCGCCGACGGGCACGGCGGCGTCGTGGTCGAGGCCAAGCTCGACGGCGCCCGCGTGCAGGTCCACCGCGACGGCGACCGGGTCCTGATCTTCACACGCAACCTCAACGAGGTCGCGCACCGCATGCCCGAGGTGGTCGACGCCGCACTCGGCCTGCCGGTCAGCTCGGTGGTCCTCGACGGCGAGGCGCTGGCGCTCGACGACGAGGGCCGGCCACGACGCTTCCAGGACACGATGGCGCGGATCGGACGCGAGCGCGTACCCGCCGGCGGCTCGCCGGAGGAGGTGCCGCTCAGCGTGCGGTTCTTCGACTGCCTCCACCTGGACGGCGAGGACGTGCTCGACCGGCCGCTGCGGGAACGGCTCGACGCGCTCGCCCGGGCCGTCCCGGCCCCGCTGCGGGTCGAGGCGCTGACCACCGACGACCCGGCCGACGCCGAGGCGTTCCTGCAGCGCACGTTGGCGGCGGGTCACGAGGGCGTGATGGTCAAAGCGCTCGACGCGCCGTACGAGGCCGGCCGCCGCGGCGCGAGCTGGCGCAAGGTCAAACCCGTTCACACCCTCGATCTGGTGGTCCTCGCCGCCGAGTGGGGGTCGGGTCGGCGTCGGCGGTGGTTGTCCAACCTGCACCTCGGCGCACGTGCGGAACCGGGCGATCCCGTCGACGTCGAGGGCCCCGACGGCGGGTTCACGATGCTCGGCAAGACCTTCAAGGGCCTGACCGACGCCACGCTGACCTGGCAGACCGCAGCCCTCCTCGAGCGCGAGGTGCGCCGCGAGCAGCACGTGGTCCACGTGCGACCGGAGCTGGTGGTCGAGATCGCCCTCGACGGTTTCGTGCGCTCCACCCGGTACGCGGGTGGGATCGCGCTGCGCTTCGCCCGGGTCCGTGGCTACCGCGAGGACAAGGGAACTGCGCAGGCCGACACGCTCGCCACGGCCCGCGCCATCTTCTCCGGGCAGCGCCCGCCCGGCGCGTGA
- a CDS encoding 2-phosphosulfolactate phosphatase, translated as MTPTLRFVDLADAAPDEAVVVVDVLRAFTVVPWLFHRGAARVLAVDTAERAEALRDGPVTGALLAGESGGVPIEGFDLGNSPVEVAALPDDRLAGRTVVHRTSAGTQGLVRTAGSGASFAASFVTARATATALLALAPTRVTFVITGASLGRDGDEDLAAAELIGAHLLGHDPDPDPFLARVPRSDAGRCFASDGPDWAHPDDLVAACEVDRFDVALHVSVAHDLSANGATPVLAVGPA; from the coding sequence GTGACACCGACGCTGCGCTTCGTCGACCTCGCCGACGCGGCGCCCGACGAGGCCGTGGTCGTCGTCGACGTGTTGCGGGCGTTCACCGTCGTGCCGTGGCTGTTCCACCGGGGTGCCGCCCGGGTCCTGGCCGTCGACACCGCCGAGCGCGCCGAGGCGCTGCGGGACGGACCGGTCACGGGCGCCCTGCTCGCGGGTGAGAGCGGCGGGGTACCGATCGAGGGGTTCGACCTCGGCAACTCCCCCGTCGAGGTCGCGGCGCTGCCCGACGACCGCCTGGCCGGGCGAACGGTCGTCCACCGCACCTCCGCGGGGACCCAGGGGCTGGTCCGCACCGCAGGGTCGGGTGCGAGCTTCGCAGCGTCCTTCGTGACCGCCCGAGCCACGGCCACCGCGCTCCTGGCGCTGGCACCCACGCGGGTGACCTTCGTGATCACCGGCGCATCGCTCGGGCGGGACGGCGACGAGGACCTCGCCGCGGCTGAGCTGATCGGTGCCCACCTCCTCGGTCACGACCCGGATCCCGACCCGTTCCTCGCCCGCGTCCCCCGGTCGGACGCGGGCCGCTGTTTCGCGTCCGACGGGCCCGACTGGGCCCACCCCGACGACCTGGTCGCCGCGTGCGAGGTCGATCGCTTCGACGTGGCGCTGCACGTGAGCGTCGCCCACGACCTCAGCGCGAACGGTGCCACGCCGGTCCTGGCCGTCGGGCCCGCCTGA